In Erpetoichthys calabaricus chromosome 11, fErpCal1.3, whole genome shotgun sequence, the DNA window GAAATGACCGTTGGCCacctgaaggagagatttcaatgtCTACAAAGGCTGAGGGTTGCACCTGACAGAGCATGTGACATAACTGTCTTACACGACATAGCGACCATCAGAACAGTGAGAGTCCCTGAGGTTTGGGTGCAGCCTGATGATAACCCTGACCCAGTGCACTTTGAGCAAACCAGTGGCAGAGCTGCCAGAGGCAGAATTGTGGCCCAATATTTTCAAtgaaaaagacaacagtggttacacacaaaaagttatttattgtatattacgGACCTTCCGCCTGTAAGGAGGAGAAGATACAGTAAATTAAAGATGtactcacacatacacatataggaAAGAGATAAAGAGAATTTTGTTACCAATTGTTTTTCTAGTATTTGTATCTGCAACTTCATTTTGGTTGTCCTCAGTTCATGAAATTCCATGTCCTgctgtatttttctcatttttagtttTCTGTATGTGATTTTCTGTTTAAGATATCTCTTGTATAGAGAcctcacatttttctgcaaataaatacGCAATTACAAAtgccttttttcccccctctatattgtatacacagtacagtatatcattttgaataattttgtatAAAGTACAACAAATGGCTCAACCAACCTCACCATCTCCTTTTTTTGATGTGGACTTTGTTCCAAAAGGGTCATGAGTGCTGGCGACAGGCTCCTGCAAAACAGTCATATAACGATTAGCAcgtgggactgatcagagtggagtttgttcaaacattatttggaaaatgtacctctcctcctgatgaataatcagacacagtgtcttcatcaaatatttgaccttcatcagtATCTTGGTGGTCAGATGCAGGTTCTAGGGATAGggcattccctgcaactgacccaacaaaaaaaagagggctatagggaacatacctatggcacacactGAGGACAAATATTGGcagtgaccatcctttacctgaaatgaagtgaccactgcatcctgccactggttgtGAGGAGGACCTTCCCCCtgaaatgccctcagaaacagggcgatgggcattttgctggagagccaactcttctgcaggggttaggtctggacctccacctgttttttgcttgtctgccttcttcttattagctttaaattaatgtttttttatattatatatgattcattatgtcaacaattctttaaatagttatataccaatatttaccagtttgaagtatattcttgtacttcactttaacctgttcccatgttctccttgtgttcacgTTTGaactggaattatgacatattaaataataattaatctgacacataggaaatgaaacgctgcattcagcaagtacaatgcacactacttacgcGTTTAacttgttggccactttttgccagccgacttttctggtttgggctgcttttgcagtgttaccccttgtgcgtaTTAACTCGTGAAATTCTTCGTATCCTTCGAGTagaaggtcctgctccgcttgtgtgaaaaaatgcgcccgttctttcgtcattgtTTTGCAGCCTATCacagacttgctgatcatgttttctagactcaatattttccgtacgtcggttaaatcatccgagatcagatgcctcatcttggatgacttaatgccggtgaaactcatccgggatacgtcggtttttcaaacgcagccgtgtgttagattagtcgagctggatgtgttcatccgagatgaatgcgcgcgcccgcgctgagtgaaaagcccaaatATATTGAgtgtagaaaacatgatcagcaagtctgtgataggctgtaacaaaatgacgaaagaacgggcgcatttacCCACAACTCCCCCCTCCCTCACCCTCCCCTCCCCCAAGCGGAACAGGACCTTTGATtggaaggacacgaagaatttcaagatttaatacgcACAaggagtaacactgcaaaagcagcccagaccagaaaagacggctgacgaattaaacgcgtgtgcattgtacttcctGAATGCGGCGTTTCATTTTCTATCTGTCAGATTAattatagaatagaatagaatgccttttattgtcactatacacaataacaatgagattaaaagcagctcctttcagtgcagacatatatgtagaacacaacaagtaaataaaataaacaaatggtgcaaaaagttgcaaaaaagttctgcgacgttatatacaaatggaaagaataataactaaatcgagttattgcacataatttaaatattgcacaataatgatgctCATGTTCAGTGAGTAGTAGATATTGGACTGAGAGTacagtaatgatattgtacagtatgcagatattacacagttattatcagtaccatttagatattggatattgcacagttgatggatagaaggaagtccaggggttgggggggggggttagactgtgtagtcggtgcatgtgtgagtttagaatggttatggcttttgggaaaaaactgttcttgagtctgtttgtccttgttgtgatgcacctgtagcgcctccctgaggacagcaggtcaaacagatcagagccagggtggcagctgtccttaatgatgttttttgctctgctgaggcagcgggaggtgtaaatgtccatcaaggaggggacagggcagccgatgatcttctgtgctgcctttactactcgctgaagcctctccctgtctgccatggtgcagctgccgtaccatactgtgatatagtacgtcagcaggctctcgatggacgagcggcagaaggtcagtagcaggttggagtccaggttatgctttctgaggaccctcacgaagtgtaaccgctgctgagccttcttgatgactgctgtgatgttgtctgtccaggagatgtcagcggagataaggaggCCGAGAAAccagaaggtatggaccctctccacacactcaccGTTAATGTAGaggggggctaagtcggtgctgtgTCTCCTCAAgttgacaatgatctccttggtttttctggtgttcagagccagattgttcttcgaacaccaggctgccaacttcaggacctcctctctgtaagctgcctcgtctccctttgagattattatttattattgaattattatttatatgtcataattccagatcaaacgtgagcacaaggagaacatgggaacaggttaaagtgaagtacaagaatatacttcaaactggtaaatattggtatataactatttaaaaaattgttgacataatcatatataatataaaaaaccttaattttaaagctaataagaaggcagacaagcaaaaaaaacaggtggaggtccacgcggtccagacctaacccctgcagaagagttagatagatagatagatgtgtgcaaggcactatataatagatagatagatagatagatagatagatagatagatagatagatagatagatagatagatagatgtgtgcaaggcactatataatagatagatagatagatagatagatagatagatagatagatagatagatagatagatagatagatagatagatagatagatagatagttacttattaatcccaaggggaaattcccatactccagcagcagcatactgataataacaatattaaattaaagagtaataaaaaatgcaggtaaaaacagacagcaactttgtataatgttaacgtttacccccaccgggggtggaattgaagagtcgcatagtttgggggaggaacgatctcctcagtctgtcagtggagcaggacggtgacagcagtctgtcactgaagctgctcctctgtctggagatgatcctgttcagtggatgcagtggattctccatgattgacaggagtctgctcagcgcccgtcgctctgccacagatgttaaactgtccagctccatgccaacaatagagcctgccttcctcaccagtttgtccaggcgtgaggcgtctttcttcttaatgctgcctccccagcacaccaccgcgttgaagagggcactcgccacaactgtctgatagaacatctgcagcatcttattgcagatgttgaaggacgccagccttctaaggaagtataaccggctctgtcctttcttgcacagagcatcagtattggcagtccagtccagtttatcatccagagAGAGTTGGCattccagcaaaatgcccatcaccctgtttctgtagtggtcacttcatttcaggtaaaggatggtcattgcatatatttgtcctcaatgtgtgccataggtatgttccatatagccctcttttttttgttgggtcagttgcagggaatgtcgtatccctagaacttgtgtctgaccaacgattgacgaaggtcaaatatttgatgaagacactgtgtctgattattcataaggaggagaggtacattttccaaatagtgtttgaacaaactccactctgatcagtcccatgtgccccaatcacatttggaaatcctggtaatgagaatgttaggctgactgtgagattctttatggtactgtgggtgtttttgcctgtgtattccctatacctgcaatggcatgaaacgcctcttttattgtctacacacgcaggtgtccaggaaacatgaaaacccgaaggaaatatttcagagccaaacagactttacaaattgcctggcaaactgcacttttagattttccgca includes these proteins:
- the LOC127529713 gene encoding uncharacterized protein LOC127529713, translated to MSFTGIKSSKMRHLISDDLTDVRKILSLENMISKSVIGCKTMTKERAHFFTQAEQDLLLEGYEEFHELIRTRGNTAKAAQTRKVGWQKVANKLNASNVNTRRTWEQVKVKYKNILQTANKKKADKQKTGGGPDLTPAEELALQQNAHRPVSEGISGGRSSSQPVAGCSGHFISGKGWSLPIFVLSVCHRYVPYSPLFFVGSVAGNALSLEPASDHQDTDEGQIFDEDTVSDYSSGGEEPVASTHDPFGTKSTSKKGDGEKNVRSLYKRYLKQKITYRKLKMRKIQQDMEFHELRTTKMKLQIQILEKQLAEGP